One Ahaetulla prasina isolate Xishuangbanna chromosome 1, ASM2864084v1, whole genome shotgun sequence DNA window includes the following coding sequences:
- the PTP4A1 gene encoding protein tyrosine phosphatase type IVA 1, with the protein MARMNRPAPVEITYKNMRFLITHNPTNATLNKFIEELKKYGVTTIVRVCEATYDTAPLEKEGIQVLDWPFDDGAPPSLQIVDDWLNLLKVKFREEPGCCIAVHCVAGLGRAPVLVALALIECGMKYEDAVQFIRQKRRGAFNSKQLLYLEKYRPKMRLRFKDSNGHRNNCCIQ; encoded by the exons ATGGCCCGAATGAACCGCCCAGCTCCTGTGGAAATCACCTACAAGAACATGAGATTCCTTATCACTCATAATCCAACCAATGCAACTTTAAACAAGTTCATAGAG gaACTTAAGAAGTATGGAGTAACTACAATAGTAAGAGTCTGTGAAGCCACTTATGACACTGCTCCATTAGAAAAAGAAGGCATTCAGGTTTTG GACTGGCCTTTTGATGATGGGGCACCACCATCTCTTCAGATTGTTGATGATTGGCTAAACCTTCTGAAAGTTAAATTTCGTGAAGAGCCTGGCTGTTGCATTGCTGTACACTGTGTTGCTGGTCTTGGAAG gGCACCTGTGCTGGTTGCCCTTGCACTTATTGAATGTGGAATGAAGTATGAGGATGCGGTGCAGTTCATAAGACA GAAGCGACGTGGAGCTTTTAACAGCAAGCAGCTTCTCTATTTGGAGAAATATCGTCCCAAAATGCGCCTCCGTTTTAAAGATTCAAATGGTCATCGTAACAACTGTTGTATTCAGTAA
- the LOC131195001 gene encoding uncharacterized LOC128125822 homolog: MIRLQSSMSNHIPQFCGVLGHTFMEFLKGSGDYCQAQHGLYADK, encoded by the exons ATGATCAGGCTACAGTCTTCAATGAGTAACCATATTCCT cAGTTCTGTGGTGTTCTCGGTCACACATTTATGGAGTTTCTGAAGGGCAGTGGGGACTACTGCCAGGCACAGCACGGCCTTTATGCAGACAAGTGA